The following are encoded in a window of Harmonia axyridis chromosome 7, icHarAxyr1.1, whole genome shotgun sequence genomic DNA:
- the LOC123684033 gene encoding uncharacterized protein LOC123684033 has translation MLFYILVTLFVLFTKNNAEPSTTVDEIELPGSKSTVKIFEDVSPWDDSDRRISKYPKRRASTDRQDTTFSDPSTEENFNQYALEKFLDTYAEKFRRKHYPSNMNTKYEDNEQSTDKNEASSSDKDEELKKWNLMRIREHKHPYEDKSGWVSLEPVPWSLSKISKWHSEKKPVKKPEMSYDAIEKPWEADLVTSEYNDVPSKPTWYQKPRPYKIKPASQYKPVQTNNYNEDEEIEQDNYYQMNRPTIVVQQPEYSEADSSYDHKVQIHYNMDPGYEGHKHFIKRPSHHTHRYDTKTHKNCHHDHSSEEIITDDQPSNFPNRRKSSEIPENHPFTGNGDWILLSTTKGYKSPKTRQRSLQITSSPMQTESTRKSIQIIPNSIATTQKDMNVKQGVQFSTGLDDREPDSVGFKKGVQLTVLPPLKSSKVNMTTSHGGLLQVESTFETVEQAQQRHARKVKGNFRKKPLRTTVGKKVIRRPAVQKLNVALPVTTLNDRMGRPDISAVLAAAGAGMIPATMAMLVPMAMGGKRRRRDTRHQYRTFLS, from the coding sequence ATGTTATTTTACATATTAGTGACTCTTTTCGTGTTGTTTACTAAAAATAATGCGGAACCTTCAACAACTGTAGATGAAATCGAGCTGCCTGGTTCAAAATCAACAGTTAAAATCTTCGAGGATGTTTCTCCTTGGGATGACAGTGATAGAAGAATCAGCAAATATCCAAAACGTCGAGCATCAACAGACAGACAGGATACTACATTCAGCGATCCTTCCACTGAAGAAAATTTCAACCAGTACGCATTAGAGAAATTCCTGGACACCTACGCTGAGAAATTTAGAAGAAAACATTACCCAAGCAACATGAACACCAAGTACGAAGACAACGAACAATCAACAGACAAAAATGAAGCATCTTCAAGTGACAAAGACGaggaattgaaaaaatggaatttgatGCGTATCCGAGAACATAAACATCCATATGAAGATAAAAGTGGATGGGTGAGTCTGGAACCTGTGCCTTGGTCACTTTCGAAAATATCGAAATGGCATAGTGAGAAAAAGCCAGTCAAAAAACCAGAGATGTCGTACGACGCCATAGAAAAACCATGGGAAGCAGATTTGGTGACGAGTGAATACAACGATGTACCTTCTAAACCAACTTGGTACCAGAAACCAAGACCCTATAAGATCAAACCAGCTTCACAATACAAACCAGTGCAAACCAACAATTATAATGAGGATGAGGAAATCGAGCAGGATAACTATTACCAGATGAACAGACCGACCATAGTAGTCCAACAACCGGAATATTCAGAAGCAGATTCTTCTTACGATCACAAAGTTCAGATTCATTACAACATGGATCCAGGATATGAGGGACATAAACATTTCATTAAAAGACCGAGCCATCATACTCACAGATACGACACTAAAACTCACAAAAACTGCCATCATGATCATTCATCTGAAGAAATAATAACCGATGATCAACCTTCGAATTTTCCAAATAGAAGGAAATCTTCAGAAATACCAGAAAACCATCCTTTTACAGGAAATGGAGATTGGATACTCCTCTCTACCACGAAAGGCTATAAAAGCCCTAAGACTCGCCAGAGATCTCTTCAGATAACTTCGAGCCCAATGCAAACTGAGTCCACAAGAAAAAGTATTCAGATTATTCCCAACTCTATAGCAACCACACAGAAGGACATGAATGTTAAACAAGGTGTTCAATTCTCCACGGGCTTGGATGACAGAGAACCTGATTCAGTTGGTTTCAAGAAAGGGGTTCAACTAACTGTTCTACCTCCTCTAAAAAGTTCCAAGGTCAATATGACCACATCCCATGGAGGTTTACTTCAAGTGGAATCAACCTTTGAGACCGTCGAACAAGCACAGCAGAGACACGCTAGAAAAGTTAAGGGTAACTTCAGAAAGAAACCACTGAGAACTACAGTTGGAAAAAAAGTTATAAGAAGACCTGCTGTACAAAAACTAAATGTTGCCTTGCCGGTCACCACTTTGAACGATCGCATGGGAAGACCTGATATATCTGCAGTTTTAGCAGCTGCTGGTGCTGGTATGATACCAGCCACGATGGCCATGCTTGTTCCAATGGCAATGGGTGGGAAACGAAGACGGAGAGATACAAGACATCAATATAGAACATTCTTATCGTAG
- the LOC123684034 gene encoding proteasome inhibitor PI31 subunit yields MADNPFGWDLLFESIKHDLRNNQDLLLGLVHYTLVSSGFKCIGLGESKVLNGDEIKSETLPDGWTDNYAMRYIYQGVLYNMKGTNLDDAIMVNLIRTDERSVSFVQLNTRSVLKRSGPLNEMIPDYLAMIDVIKKQLIDKVIISKKSRDGSTQTNPTTSQRWQQSIASNSPNHSQNAMYDNREYRESFGQFLDPVGRNDLDPFGADPLRIGRPNRPSGGGMLFQPPGFGPTHPLQPGLPPGALPPGARFDPFRPPDTDRWAGRRPNRPDNDEFMPPGYDDMFM; encoded by the coding sequence ATGGCAGACAATCCCTTTGGATGGGATTTACTCTTCGAAAGTATAAAACATGACTTACGAAACAACCAAGATCTTCTGTTGGGATTAGTGCACTACACTCTCGTTTCTAGTGGCTTTAAATGTATTGGTCTGGGAGAATCAAAGGTTCTAAATGGTGATGAAATTAAAAGTGAAACTTTGCCTGACGGTTGGACCGACAACTATGCAATGAGATATATTTATCAAGGTGTCTTATACAATATGAAAGGTACTAACTTAGATGATGCTATTATGGTAAATCTAATTAGAACTGATGAAAGAAGTGTATCTTTTGTACAATTAAACACTAGATCAGTACTGAAACGTTCAGGTCCTTTGAATGAAATGATACCCGATTACCTTGCTATGATTGATGTAATCAAAAAACAATTAATAGACAAAGTCATTATATCTAAGAAAAGCAGAGATGGTTCAACTCAAACAAATCCTACTACTTCACAGCGATGGCAACAAAGTATTGCTTCTAATTCTCCAAATCATTCCCAAAATGCTATGTATGATAACAGGGAATACAGAGAATCTTTTGGCCAATTCTTGGACCCTGTTGGTAGAAATGATTTGGATCCATTTGGTGCAGATCCTCTGAGGATAGGTCGTCCTAATCGTCCAAGTGGAGGAGGGATGCTCTTTCAACCTCCAGGATTTGGTCCTACTCATCCCTTACAACCAGGTCTGCCACCTGGTGCATTACCTCCTGGTGCTAGGTTTGACCCTTTCAGACCTCCAGATACAGATCGTTGGGCTGGTAGAAGACCAAATCGTCCTGATAATGATGAATTTATGCCACCAGGATATGATGATATGTTTATGTAA
- the LOC123684032 gene encoding general transcriptional corepressor trfA-like isoform X1, whose protein sequence is MTSAKSRCVVFLMTFVMAQCVPLDFTTSRYSGETVELHDNRSLPLLLLSNSHTTPQIFDISNSEEIFSLHDNLRDEFKGRRSKSPRSQQFHVDELIRNLRAVDFRKNDSFLGNSTDLTKESGEDESRKFSNKKKPQLYSNFERKPSNDKINKTQTTNSNPIKPINVSKNSIHINNTKSKTTNSKNSSLYSNFVTNPIRHTQTLKPLSNNNISSFKNQNINNNKNVAKKPGVFEIRVPKPTITPKPTKFQTITNKPIIIELTKVPQILNSFQTTRKPTVKISRTPGWVSKIKSTTPIPTTSTKTNNFGWPNNKIKNKKDWNRYKNYTELHNSVTSKKPNSNTRRKPTLTSSISNNRNKPIKPNKVKYVPKRGHKPTLEEIKQNWYESGVPYPNPMPEISSNSPTFALPPIDTLPIEEDLEAVQVDAAENNPITNALSTFNLDMRPAGTNLKDTIGSASSGCPTVHISSSVLSPQQRQECSDLNLVINSHFHQNTASDRTPTIDTYQAENPEEDVPVEAVEDPVEEVGQAEADLPVADGAAQFDPVQADSAGGTPGTGGTGGSGANGGNGGNGGDGSSSGLGWPDIKGMLDAVDWLGNKFGYLFSFLRNPYLYLIPAALFFLLGFFLILALFPWWIPLLFLFVGIKAKHKPNVAHHKHIHKPIHHPDGWFWNQNTKTWENVQDFLHRRRVDNANLNHIPEAINQFGRKYGFNNLKLKSIKTHI, encoded by the coding sequence ATGACGTCGGCAAAGTCGCGATGTGTAGTGTTTTTAATGACTTTTGTAATGGCGCAATGTGTGCCACTAGACTTCACAACATCCAGGTACAGCGGAGAAACAGTAGAATTACATGACAATAGATCCCTACCTCTCCTTCTCCTCTCAAATAGTCACACAACACCTCAAATATTTGATATCAGCAATTccgaagaaattttttcattacatgACAACTTACGTGATGAGTTCAAAGGCCGTCGATCGAAAAGTCCAAGAAGTCAACAGTTTCACGTAGACGAACTAATTAGGAATCTAAGAGCAGTCGATTTTAGAAAAAACGATAGTTTTCTAGGTAACTCAACTGATTTGACTAAGGAATCAGGTGAAGACGAATCAAGAAAATTCAGCAATAAAAAGAAACCCCAGCTGTATTCAAATTTCGAAAGAAAACCTTCGaatgataaaattaataaaacccAAACCACTAACTCAAATCCAATAAAACCAATTAACGTttcaaaaaattccattcaTATCAACAATACGAAATCAAAAACCACTAATTCGAAGAATTCATCTCTTTATAGTAATTTCGTCACAAATCCTATTAGACATACACAAACGTTGAAACCcttatcaaataataatatttcttctttcaaaaatcaaaatataaataacaacaaaaatgtaGCGAAAAAACCAGGAGTTTTCGAAATAAGAGTTCCAAAACCAACCATAACCCCTAAACCAACAAAATTCCAAACCATTACTAATAAACCGATAATAATAGAGCTCACTAAAGTTCCTCAGATCTTAAACAGTTTTCAAACGACTAGAAAACCTacagtaaaaatttcaagaactccTGGTTGGGTCAGCAAGATCAAATCAACTACTCCAATCCCAACAACTTCCACCAAGACCAATAATTTCGGTTGGCCAAAcaacaaaatcaaaaacaagAAGGATTGGAACAGATATAAAAACTACACAGAATTACATAACAGTgtaacatcgaaaaaacctaATTCGAATACAAGACGGAAACCTACTTTAACAAGCAGTATATCCAATAACAGAAACAAACCAATAAAACCGAATAAGGTAAAATATGTTCCAAAGCGCGGACATAAACCAACATTAGAAGAAATAAAGCAGAATTGGTATGAAAGCGGAGTTCCATATCCCAACCCAATGCCTGAGATAAGTTCGAATTCGCCAACTTTTGCTCTTCCTCCTATCGATACCTTGCCGATAGAGGAAGATTTAGAGGCGGTGCAAGTAGACGCTGCTGAAAACAATCCTATAACAAACGCTTTGAGCACCTTCAATCTCGATATGAGACCTGCGGGTACCAACCTCAAAGATACCATTGGAAGTGCTAGTAGTGGATGTCCTACAGTACATATTTCTAGCTCAGTATTGAGCCCCCAACAAAGACAGGAGTGTTCAGATTTGAACCTCGTTATCAATTCACATTTCCACCAGAATACTGCAAGTGATAGAACACCAACCATTGATACTTACCAAGCTGAAAACCCAGAGGAAGATGTACCAGTAGAAGCAGTGGAAGATCCAGTAGAGGAAGTGGGTCAGGCTGAAGCAGATCTACCGGTAGCAGATGGAGCTGCACAGTTTGACCCTGTCCAAGCAGATTCAGCTGGAGGAACTCCTGGAACTGGTGGAACTGGAGGTTCTGGAGCTAATGGAGGTAATGGGGGCAATGGTGGAGATGGTAGTAGCTCTGGTCTTGGTTGGCCAGACATAAAGGGAATGTTGGATGCAGTAGATTGGCTTGGTAATAAATTTGGTTATCTCTTCAGTTTCTTGAGGAATCCTTATTTGTACCTCATACCAGCGGCTCTATTTTtccttcttggatttttctTAATATTGGCTCTGTTTCCTTGGTGGATACCTTTGTTGTTCTTGTTCGTTGGTATCAAAGCCAAACATAAACCTAATGTTGCCCATCATAAACATATACACAAACCAATACATCACCCAGATGGTTGGTTCTGGAACCAAAATACAAAGACTTGGGAAAATGTACAAGATTTCTTACATAGGAGAAGAGTAGATAATGCTAATCTAAATCATATACCTGAAGCTATAAATCAGTTCGGAAGAAAATACGGGTTTAATAATCTGaaactgaaatcaataaaaacgcatatttga
- the LOC123684035 gene encoding probable methylmalonate-semialdehyde dehydrogenase [acylating], mitochondrial, giving the protein MLPLQRTLLQPLKHSLRNYSNVAPTTKLFIDGQFVESKTSDWVDLHNPATNEVVTRVPLTTGEEMEAAVESCKRAYESWSKTTVLTRQQYMLKLQALIRRDLKKIAANITTEQGKTLIDAEGDVMRGIQVVDHSCAAGTLLQGESLQNIAKDMDIVSYKCPLGVTAGICPFNFPAMVPLWMFPLALIAGNTMLVKPSERDPGATIMLMELMNEAGVPPGVVNVIHGTHDSVNFICDHKDIKAISFVGSDKAGKYIYERGARNGKRIQSNMGAKNHAIIMPDADKEATINQIIGASMGAAGQRCMAISVCILVGESQKWIPDLVKKAQELKVNAGHEPGTDLGPVISPQAKQRILDLVAAGIKQGANIALDGRNIKVQKYPNGNFVGPTILTDVTVDQDCYKEEIFGPVLSVMSADTLEDAIKIINSNPYGNGTAIFTSNGSSARHFVDEVDAGQIGVNVPIPVPLPMFSFTGSRGSHHGDLHFYGKQGLNFYTQTKTITSLWRKGQAVTKSSVSMPVHN; this is encoded by the exons ATGCTACCTTTACAAAGGACTTTG CTTCAACCATTAAAGCACAGTCTTAGGAACTATTCAAATGTAGCTCCAACAACAAAACTCTTCATCGATGGACAATTCGTCGAATCTAAAACCTCCGATTGGGTTGATCTGCATAATCCAGCCACCAATGAGGTAGTTACAAGGGTACCGCTGACCACTGGAGAAGAAATGGAAGCTGCTGTCGAGTCCTGTAAGAGAGCTTACGAATCTTGGAGTAAAACTACAGTATTAACCAGACAACAGTATATGTTAAAACTACAAGCCCTGATCAGGAGAGATTTGAAGAAGATCGCTGCAAATATCACCACGGAGCAAGGGAAGACTTTAATAGATGCCGAGGGGGACGTCATGAGGGGAATTC AGGTGGTAGATCATAGCTGCGCTGCAGGAACTCTTCTTCAGGGAGAATCCTTACAAAACATAGCCAAGGATATGGATATTGTGTCATACAAATGCCCTCTTGGAGTCACTGCCGGAATATGCCCCTTCAACTTTCCTGCTATGGTTCCTCTTTGGATGTTCCCTCTGGCTCTAATCGCAGGAAATACAATGCTGGTTAAACCTTCCGAAAGAGATCCCGGGGCTACTATCATGCTGAtggaattgatgaatgaagctggAGTACCACCTGGTGTGGTAAAC gtgatCCATGGAACCCACGACTCCGTCAACTTCATTTGTGATCACAAAGATATCAAAGCTATAAGCTTCGTTGGCTCTGATAAGGCTGGTAAATACATCTACGAAAGAGGTGCAAGAAACGGCAAGAGGATTCAATCTAACATGGGTGCTAAAAACCACGCTATCATAATGCCTGATGCTGATAAGGAAGCTACAATCAACCAGATCATCGGAGCTTCCATGGGAGCTGCTGGTCAGAGATGTATGGCTATCAGTGTTTGCATTCTGGTAGGTGAGAGCCAAAAGTGGATCCCAGACTTGGTCAAGAAGGCGCAAGAGTTGAAGGTCAATGCAGGGCACGAACCTGGTACTGATTTAGGGCCAGTTATTTCTCCCCAAGCGAAGCAAAGGATTTTGGATTTAGTGGCAGCTGGAATCAAGCAG GGAGCAAATATAGCTTTAGATGGAAGGAATATCAAAGTTCAAAAATACCCCAATGGTAACTTCGTCGGGCCTACCATCCTCACAGATGTGACTGTGGACCAAGACTGTtacaaagaagaaatctttGGCCCTGTTCTTTCCGTAATGTCCGCTGACACCCTCGAAGATGCCATCAAAATCATTAACTCCAATCCCTACGGGAATGGTACAGCCATATTTACTTCCAATGGAAGTTCTGCTAGACATTTCGTTGATGAAGTTGACGCTGGTCAAATTGGTGTAAATGTTCCTATTCCGGTTCCTCTACCTATGTTCAGCTTCACTGGGTCCAGGGGAAGTCATCATGGTGATTTGCACTTTTATGGAAAACAAGGTCTTAATTTCTATACGCAAACGAAGACTATAACCTCTTTGTGGAGGAAAGGACAAGCAGTGACGAAGTCTTCAGTTTCCATGCCTGTTCATAATTAA
- the LOC123684032 gene encoding uncharacterized protein LOC123684032 isoform X2: MTSAKSRCVVFLMTFVMAQCVPLDFTTSRSLHFEPIERSGNQLMEIRKSSDDLVLDTRTPPKIRAQTKKKEKVEQMEFSHAGVAIPVDEDSIKLEETTKKLSFYKVQRPTTNSGLSTWILLSGDPATTTPKTTNESETEHMKVIKLSDTRLVKPVFKNKQRTTTITPTTPSTQKTKAASESTRKPKPSPLVKIKASTLNNAKKKNDTKTIGTSIKEVTEHPTEKTKVTLFNRLTNIKTTTTEKSNSETSTLKDGDKTTSAISSTTIKNAIDSQHLTLEAKEGDSNITEAPVGNKKKKNKTRKNKNKNKKRKPQEKTTNSTSTKLTKNKNHIKEKPLGTQIYNYLSREMMPTLGVGLVGLMVTAGLASYFLYPFGAARRVYEVDRKDKGGAYYYNDIYSGGIAEEEAFGKVIAGMPLEKLQSSLYSNTQPTRRPMGHKQNNYYPPQQNHQNHHKHQSQQQNTKTYQAQPKFNNHNHNKQNVMVQGTVESVPLGPTKDSYLVNSFNKDSYQLVNYKSNEVDPTRDSEINMDKKFVVGNAPKGGIEEVTPAAVPEHGPRMLKLRRRKREVDDMENDIYSDKKITDMIINETTEMPTTIDDKSDVFTTDLPISTTSTATESLDDKVHSVFDLVKDIFHLKISLGLELVKNATRSISNYIDKVQTKLDTHYRTTHSFFIR; the protein is encoded by the exons ATGACGTCGGCAAAGTCGCGATGTGTAGTGTTTTTAATGACTTTTGTAATGGCGCAATGTGTGCCACTAGACTTCACAACATCCAG ATCTCTTCACTTCGAGCCGATAGAAAGATCTGGAAATCAACTCATGGAAATCAGAAAATCTTCAGATGACTTGGTTCTCGATACGAGGACACCACCTAAAATAAGAGCACAGACGAAAAAGAAAGAGAAGGTTGAGCAAATGGAGTTTTCTCATGCTGGAGTTGCCATACCAgttgatgaagattcgataaaactCGAAGAAACAACTAAAAAACTCAGCTTTTACAAAGTACAACGTCCCACAACTAACAGTGGTCTTTCAACTTGGATTCTACTCAGCGGAGATCCTGCTACTACAACTCCTAAAACAACGAACGAAAGCGAAACAGAACATATGAAAGTTATCAAATTGAGTGATACAAGGTTAGTTAAACCAGttttcaaaaacaaacaaaGAACAACAACAATCACACCAACAACACCTTCAACTCAAAAAACCAAAGCCGCTTCGGAATCCACAAGAAAACCAAAACCGTCACCTCTGGTCAAAATTAAAGCATCCACACTCAATAACGCCAAGAAGAAGAATGATACGAAAACTATAGGAACTTCCATTAAAGAAGTAACTGAGCATCCAACCGAAAAAACTAAAGTTACCCTTTTCAACCGATTGACAAACATCAAAACTACAACAACGGAAAAATCAAATTCAGAAACTTCTACCCTAAAGGATGGCGATAAGACTACATCAGCTATTTCTTCGACTACCATTAAGAATGCTATCGATTCACAGCACCTAACATTAGAAGCCAAAGAAGGTGACTCTAATATAACAGAAGCGCCAGTAGGtaacaagaagaagaaaaataaaactaggaaaaataaaaacaagaacAAAAAGAGGAAACCACaagaaaaaacaacaaattcaACATCTACTAAGCTAACGAAGAATAagaatcatatcaaagaaaaaccgTTGGGGACCCAAATTTACAATTATTTGTCAAGAGAAATGATGCCAACTCTTGGTGTCGGTTTAGTCGGACTAATGGTAACTGCTGGACTAGCTAGCTATTTTCTGTATCCATTTGGAGCTGCTAGGCGAGTCTATGAAGTTGACAGGAAGGATAAAGGAGGTGCCTATTACTATAATGATATTTATTCAGGAGGTATAGCAGAAGAAGAAGCCTTTGGCAAAGTTATTGCTGGTATGCCACTGGAAAAACTCCAGAGCAGCTTGTACAGCAACACACAACCTACAAGAAGACCTATGGGACACaaacagaacaattattatCCACCACAACAAAACCATCAGAACCACCACAAGCATCAATCGCAGCAGCAAAACACAAAAACCTACCAAGCCCAGCCGAAATTCAATAATCACAATCATAACAAACAAAATGTTATGGTACAAGGAACCGTAGAAAGTGTTCCTTTAGGTCCAACCAAAGACAGCTACCTtgtaaattcattcaataaagACAGTTACCAATTAGTCAATTACAAAAGCAATGAGGTGGATCCAACCAGAGACTCTGAGATTAATATGGATAAAAAGTTTGTTGTAGGTAACGCTCCTAAAGGAGGCATTGAAGAAGTAACACCGGCTGCTGTTCCAGAGCATGGACCAAGGATGTTGAAATTAAGACGAAGAAAGAGAGAAGTAGATGATATGGAGAATGATATCTACAGCGACAAGAAAATAACTGACATGATTATCAATGAAACAACAGAAATGCCCACGACAATCGATGACAAATCAGATGTATTCACAACTGATCTGCCTATCAGCACTACCTCAACTGCCACAGAATCTTTGGATGACAAAGTACACTCAGTTTTTGATTTGGTTAAagacatttttcatttgaaaataagttTGGGACTAGAATTGGTCAAAAATGCCACTAGGTCGATCTCAAATTATATAGACAAAGTTCAAACCAAGCTTGATACACATTACAGAACAACGCATAGCTTTTTCATTCGTTAG
- the LOC123684038 gene encoding UMP-CMP kinase-like, with protein MMGSKVIRPKVVFVLGAPGAGKGTQCSKIASEYNYVHLSAGDLLREERTKPDSQYGKMIDSYMKEGKILPVAISCGLLKKAMFDSKKEKFLIDGFPRNQDNVEGWTKDVADHVDLQCVLFFDCPLQECINRCLKRGAEGSGRTDDNEESLRKRIETYLSQTSPIIQHYTKLRLVHSIDASKEPDEVYKCVKKIMSKYN; from the coding sequence ATGATGGGTAGTAAAGTGATAAGACCAAAAGTTGTGTTCGTGCTTGGTGCCCCAGGGGCAGGCAAAGGCACCCAGTGTAGCAAAATAGCATCAGAATATAACTACGTTCACTTATCAGCCGGAGATCTTCTGAGAGAAGAAAGAACCAAGCCAGATTCCCAATATGGAAAAATGATAGACAGCTACATGAAAGAAGGCAAAATATTACCAGTTGCTATAAGTTGTGGTCTACTCAAGAAGGCCATGTTCGATTCTAAAAAAGAAAAGTTCCTCATCGACGGTTTTCCACGTAACCAAGACAACGTGGAAGGTTGGACTAAAGATGTGGCAGATCACGTGGATCTTCAGTGCGTCTTGTTCTTCGATTGTCCTCTGCAGGAGTGCATAAACAGGTGCTTGAAGAGGGGCGCAGAAGGAAGCGGAAGAACTGATGATAACGAAGAAAGTCTGAGGAAAAGGATAGAAACTTACTTGTCCCAAACTAGTCCTATTATTCAGCATTACACCAAGCTGAGACTTGTTCATAGCATTGATGCATCCAAAGAACCTGATGAAGTGTACAAATGTGTTAAGAAAATTATGTcgaaatataattaa